One window from the genome of Salvelinus namaycush isolate Seneca chromosome 19, SaNama_1.0, whole genome shotgun sequence encodes:
- the LOC120064152 gene encoding sodium/myo-inositol cotransporter-like: MKMGTAVMEAADIAVVVLYFILVLSIGFFAMWKANRSTVSGYFLAGRSMTWWVIGASLFVSNIGSEHFIGLAGSGAASGFAVGAWEFNALLLLQLLGWVFIPVYIHSGVYTMPEYLSKRYGGNRLKVYFASLSVLLYIFTKISVDLYAGALFIQESLGWNLYLSIILLISMTALLTVTGGLVAVMYTDTLQAVLMIGGALSLTIISLIKVGGLEGVRTKYMLAVPNVTAILASGNFTHSPSCRIEPKPDSLRILRGPLDEDIPWPGFLLGQTPASIWYWCADQVIVQRVLAAKNLAHAKGSTLMAGFLKVLPMFIIVIPGMISRILFADEIACIGPEHCLAVCGSKAGCSNIAYPRLVMAVMPVGLRGLMMAVMIAALMSDLDSIFNSASTIFTLDIYQSARRGASHKELLLVGRLFVVFMVVISIAWVPVIIEMQGGQMYLYIQEVAGYLTPPIAALFLLGVFWKRCNERGAFWGGMTGFALGTTRLILAFIYREPPCDQPDDRPFFITHVHYMYVAAGLFWVSGLVAVVVSLCNPPPDKEQIRTTTLWGLRNMGKLLLKDCEEMYKLTDKSPLQLNGNGGLYKDLPPDICNARCLDGEDVKLLAPPSDFDPATPSGETTPEMTLATPTTQFDNGHPGLVHAEEGCGDEEGGRCMQLLEWFCGFKEAAYDAHPKRTVEDERAVMEMLYEPPRTKLLLNCGLFLVCSLGIFLFVYFSL; this comes from the coding sequence ATGAAGATGGGTACGGCTGTCATGGAGGCAGCAGACATTGCTGTGGTGGTGCTGTACTTCATCCTGGTGCTGAGCATCGGGTTCTTCGCCATGTGGAAGGCCAACCGGAGCACGGTGAGCGGATACTTCCTTGCGGGACGCTCCATGACGTGGTGGGTGATCGGAGCGTCCCTGTTTGTCAGCAACATCGGCAGTGAACACTTCATAGGCCTGGCTGGGTCGGGAGCAGCCAGCGGCTTTGCTGTGGGAGCATGGGAGTTTAACGCTCTTCTCCTGCTGCAGCTGCTGGGCTGGGTCTTCATACCTGTGTATATCCACTCTGGTGTGTACACCATGCCGGAGTACCTGTCCAAACGTTATGGGGGCAATAGGCTAAAGGTGTACTTTGCTTCCCTTTCTGTGCTGCTCTACATCTTCACCAAGATCTCTGTGGACTTGTATGCCGGGGCGCTTTTCATCCAGGAGTCACTGGGCTGGAATCTCTACCTGTCCATCATTCTGCTCATTAGTATGACCGCACTGCTTACGGTCACCGGCGGCCTGGTTGCGGTCATGTACACAGACACCCTCCAGGCAGTGCTGATGATTGGTGGAGCTCTCAGCCTGACCATCATCAGCCTGATCAAGGTCGGTGGTCTTGAAGGGGTTCGGACCAAGTACATGCTAGCTGTCCCAAATGTAACGGCTATCCTGGCCAGTGGGAACTTCACCCACTCACCCTCCTGCCGCATCGAGCCCAAGCCAGACTCCCTGAGGATCCTCCGGGGCCCGCTGGATGAGGACATCCCCTGGCCTGGCTTCCTCTTAGGTCAAACTCCAGCTTCCATCTGGTACTGGTGTGCTGACCAGGTCATCGTCCAGAGGGTGCTGGCTGCTAAGAACCTCGCCCACGCCAAGGGCTCCACgctgatggctggcttcctgaaGGTCCTGCCCATGTTTATTATCGTTATCCCCGGGATGATATCCCGGATCTTGTTTGCAGACGAGATAGCCTGCATTGGGCCAGAGCACTGCCTGGCTGTGTGTGGCTCTAAGGCGGGGTGCTCCAATATCGCCTACCCGCGGCTGGTCATGGCAGTGATGCCTGTGGGACTGCGAGGGCTGATGATGGCTGTGATGATTGCGGCTCTCATGAGTGATCTGGACTCCATCTTTAACAGTGCTAGCACCATCTTCACCCTGGACATCTACCAGAGTGCTAGGCGTGGCGCGTCCCATAAAGAGCTGTTGTTGGTGGGCCGGCTGTTCGTGGTGTTCATGGTGGTTATCAGCATCGCCTGGGTCCCTGTCATCATCGAGATGCAGGGCGGCCAGATGTACTTGTACATACAGGAAGTAGCCGGATACCTAACCCCGCCCATTGCCGCCCTCTTCCTGCTGGGTGTGTTCTGGAAGCGCTGCAACGAAAGGGGTGCATTCTGGGGCGGTATGACCGGGTTTGCGCTGGGTACCACCCGGCTGATCTTGGCGTTTATTTACCGAGAGCCTCCCTGTGACCAGCCAGACGACAGGCCTTTCTTCATCACACATGTCCACTACATGTATGTGGCTGCTGGGCTGTTCTGGGTGTCTGGACTGGTGGCTGTGGTCGTCAGTCTCTGCAACCCTCCTCCAGATAAGGAGCAGATCCGCACCACCACATTATGGGGCCTGCGTAACATGGGAAAGCTTCTCCTCAAAGACTGTGAGGAGATGTACAAGCTGACGGATAAGAGCCCTTTGCAGTTGAATGGGAATGGAGGCCTCTATAAGGATCTGCCCCCAGACATCTGCAATGCTAGGTGTCTAGATGGGGAGGACGTCAAGCTGCTAGCTCCGCCTTCTGACTTTGACCCCGCGACTCCCAGCGGCGAGACAACCCCGGAAATGACACTAGCAACGCCCACCACCCAGTTTGATAACGGGCACCCAGGGCTAGTGCATGCAGAGGAAGGTTGTGGGGATGAGGAGGGTGGGAGGTGCATGCAGCTGTTGGAGTGGTTCTGTGGGTTTAAGGAAGCGGCATATGATGCCCATCCCAAAAGGACAGTGGAGGACGAGAGAGCCGTTATGGAGATGCTGTACGAGCCACCCAGAACCAAACTGCTGCTCAACTGTGGCCTGTTTCTCGTCTGCTCATTGGGAATATTCCTATTTGTCTACTTTTCTCTATAG